A window from Neodiprion fabricii isolate iyNeoFabr1 chromosome 2, iyNeoFabr1.1, whole genome shotgun sequence encodes these proteins:
- the LOC124174832 gene encoding reticulon-1-A isoform X6 yields the protein MAITKPELEALIYWRDPKKSGIVFGVTLGVLLSLAYFSLISVLAYLSLITLTGTVAFRVYKTVLQAVQKTSDGHPFKDVLDVDLNVPAEKVHDIADVAVAHANAAIAELRRLFLVEDLVDSLKFGVLLWCLTYLGAWFNGMTLIIIGVVALFTLPKVYETNKTQIDQNVELVRGKINDLTSKVKAAIPIGKKSEPTKEE from the exons ATGGCTATCACTAAACCGGAGC ttgAGGCCCTGATCTACTGGCGCGACCCTAAGAAGTCTGGAATCGTATTCGGCGTGACTCTTGGAGTGCTCCTGTCTCTAGCCTACTTCAGTCTAATCAGCGTGCTGGCCTATCTCTCCCTCATCACCCTGACCGGTACAGTCGCTTTCCGCGTATACAAAACTGTCCTGCAAGCAGTTCAGAAGACATCAGATGGGCATCCTTTCAA GGACGTTTTGGATGTCGACCTCAATGTGCCAGCTGAAAAAGTCCACGACATCGCTGACGTTGCAGTTGCTCACGCAAATGCCGCCATTGCTGAATTGCGCAGACTCTTTCTAGTTGAGGATCTGGTCGATTCCCTCAAGTTCGGTGTTCTTTTGTGGTGCCTCACTTACCTCGGTGCTTGGTTCAATGGCATGACCCTTATCATCATCG GTGTGGTCGCTCTGTTCACGTTGCCGAAAGTCTATGAGACGAACAAAACGCAGATCGACCAGAACGTCGAACTTGTTCGTGGAAAGATTAACGATTTAACTTCCAA AGTGAAGGCAGCCATCCCTATTGGCAAGAAGTCCGAGCCAACGAAGGAGGAGTAA
- the LOC124174832 gene encoding reticulon-1-A isoform X5, protein MVRKNLSRQPVHVLPERGPVEALIYWRDPKKSGIVFGVTLGVLLSLAYFSLISVLAYLSLITLTGTVAFRVYKTVLQAVQKTSDGHPFKDVLDVDLNVPAEKVHDIADVAVAHANAAIAELRRLFLVEDLVDSLKFGVLLWCLTYLGAWFNGMTLIIIGVVALFTLPKVYETNKTQIDQNVELVRGKINDLTSKVKAAIPIGKKSEPTKEE, encoded by the exons ATGGTGCGGAAGAACTTGTCTAGGCAGCCTGTGCATGTCTTGCCGGAAAGAGGACCCG ttgAGGCCCTGATCTACTGGCGCGACCCTAAGAAGTCTGGAATCGTATTCGGCGTGACTCTTGGAGTGCTCCTGTCTCTAGCCTACTTCAGTCTAATCAGCGTGCTGGCCTATCTCTCCCTCATCACCCTGACCGGTACAGTCGCTTTCCGCGTATACAAAACTGTCCTGCAAGCAGTTCAGAAGACATCAGATGGGCATCCTTTCAA GGACGTTTTGGATGTCGACCTCAATGTGCCAGCTGAAAAAGTCCACGACATCGCTGACGTTGCAGTTGCTCACGCAAATGCCGCCATTGCTGAATTGCGCAGACTCTTTCTAGTTGAGGATCTGGTCGATTCCCTCAAGTTCGGTGTTCTTTTGTGGTGCCTCACTTACCTCGGTGCTTGGTTCAATGGCATGACCCTTATCATCATCG GTGTGGTCGCTCTGTTCACGTTGCCGAAAGTCTATGAGACGAACAAAACGCAGATCGACCAGAACGTCGAACTTGTTCGTGGAAAGATTAACGATTTAACTTCCAA AGTGAAGGCAGCCATCCCTATTGGCAAGAAGTCCGAGCCAACGAAGGAGGAGTAA
- the LOC124174832 gene encoding reticulon-1-A isoform X4, whose product MDSEIISTATNLVKEAVDQGADIVCKRSPSTPKPNSNGTPCVWNILDPIEALIYWRDPKKSGIVFGVTLGVLLSLAYFSLISVLAYLSLITLTGTVAFRVYKTVLQAVQKTSDGHPFKDVLDVDLNVPAEKVHDIADVAVAHANAAIAELRRLFLVEDLVDSLKFGVLLWCLTYLGAWFNGMTLIIIGVVALFTLPKVYETNKTQIDQNVELVRGKINDLTSKVKAAIPIGKKSEPTKEE is encoded by the exons ATGGATTCGGAAATTATATCAACGGCCACGAACCTCGTCAAGGAGGCGGTGGACCAGGGAGCCGACATCGTCTGCAAGAGATCTCCGTCGACTCCGAAGCCCAATTCGAACGGCACACCCTGTGTGTGGAACATCCTCGACCCTA ttgAGGCCCTGATCTACTGGCGCGACCCTAAGAAGTCTGGAATCGTATTCGGCGTGACTCTTGGAGTGCTCCTGTCTCTAGCCTACTTCAGTCTAATCAGCGTGCTGGCCTATCTCTCCCTCATCACCCTGACCGGTACAGTCGCTTTCCGCGTATACAAAACTGTCCTGCAAGCAGTTCAGAAGACATCAGATGGGCATCCTTTCAA GGACGTTTTGGATGTCGACCTCAATGTGCCAGCTGAAAAAGTCCACGACATCGCTGACGTTGCAGTTGCTCACGCAAATGCCGCCATTGCTGAATTGCGCAGACTCTTTCTAGTTGAGGATCTGGTCGATTCCCTCAAGTTCGGTGTTCTTTTGTGGTGCCTCACTTACCTCGGTGCTTGGTTCAATGGCATGACCCTTATCATCATCG GTGTGGTCGCTCTGTTCACGTTGCCGAAAGTCTATGAGACGAACAAAACGCAGATCGACCAGAACGTCGAACTTGTTCGTGGAAAGATTAACGATTTAACTTCCAA AGTGAAGGCAGCCATCCCTATTGGCAAGAAGTCCGAGCCAACGAAGGAGGAGTAA
- the LOC124174832 gene encoding reticulon-1-A isoform X3, with protein sequence MDSEIISTATNLVKEAVDQGADIVCKRSPSTPKPNSNGTPCVWNILDPNAWFNPERLNPKVEALIYWRDPKKSGIVFGVTLGVLLSLAYFSLISVLAYLSLITLTGTVAFRVYKTVLQAVQKTSDGHPFKDVLDVDLNVPAEKVHDIADVAVAHANAAIAELRRLFLVEDLVDSLKFGVLLWCLTYLGAWFNGMTLIIIGVVALFTLPKVYETNKTQIDQNVELVRGKINDLTSKVKAAIPIGKKSEPTKEE encoded by the exons ATGGATTCGGAAATTATATCAACGGCCACGAACCTCGTCAAGGAGGCGGTGGACCAGGGAGCCGACATCGTCTGCAAGAGATCTCCGTCGACTCCGAAGCCCAATTCGAACGGCACACCCTGTGTGTGGAACATCCTCGACCCTA ACGCATGGTTTAACCCAGAAAGACTGAACCCCAAAG ttgAGGCCCTGATCTACTGGCGCGACCCTAAGAAGTCTGGAATCGTATTCGGCGTGACTCTTGGAGTGCTCCTGTCTCTAGCCTACTTCAGTCTAATCAGCGTGCTGGCCTATCTCTCCCTCATCACCCTGACCGGTACAGTCGCTTTCCGCGTATACAAAACTGTCCTGCAAGCAGTTCAGAAGACATCAGATGGGCATCCTTTCAA GGACGTTTTGGATGTCGACCTCAATGTGCCAGCTGAAAAAGTCCACGACATCGCTGACGTTGCAGTTGCTCACGCAAATGCCGCCATTGCTGAATTGCGCAGACTCTTTCTAGTTGAGGATCTGGTCGATTCCCTCAAGTTCGGTGTTCTTTTGTGGTGCCTCACTTACCTCGGTGCTTGGTTCAATGGCATGACCCTTATCATCATCG GTGTGGTCGCTCTGTTCACGTTGCCGAAAGTCTATGAGACGAACAAAACGCAGATCGACCAGAACGTCGAACTTGTTCGTGGAAAGATTAACGATTTAACTTCCAA AGTGAAGGCAGCCATCCCTATTGGCAAGAAGTCCGAGCCAACGAAGGAGGAGTAA